A single window of Patescibacteria group bacterium DNA harbors:
- a CDS encoding dTDP-4-dehydrorhamnose 3,5-epimerase family protein has translation MENLSKPQIIKGNIAKDERGSVSFANDFDFKGVKRFYIVENSSRDIIRGFHGHLNEEKYVLVTFGKALVCVVEMDDTQSPSKDKEVFRFVLSAEEPMVLHIPGGYANGVRVIEENTKVIFFSTISIEEAKKDDYRFPYDYWGKEVWEI, from the coding sequence ATGGAGAATTTAAGTAAACCGCAAATAATAAAAGGGAATATTGCGAAAGATGAAAGAGGAAGCGTTTCTTTTGCAAATGATTTTGATTTTAAAGGAGTCAAGCGATTTTATATTGTTGAAAATAGTTCAAGAGACATTATCAGGGGATTCCATGGCCACTTAAATGAAGAAAAATATGTGCTCGTAACATTTGGCAAGGCATTGGTTTGCGTTGTGGAGATGGATGATACTCAAAGCCCGAGTAAAGACAAAGAAGTTTTTCGTTTTGTTTTGTCTGCTGAAGAACCAATGGTTTTACATATACCCGGAGGATATGCCAATGGAGTCAGGGTAATTGAAGAAAATACGAAAGTGATATTTTTTTCCACTATTAGCATAGAAGAAGCAAAAAAAGACGACTATCGTTTCCCTTATGATTATTGGGGAAAAGAGGTCTGGGAAATATGA
- a CDS encoding SDR family oxidoreductase produces MKKVLVVGGAGYVGGGVTNALSRKEIPFVVYDNLLYEHQYLKPVDFIYGDVRDTEKLKKLLPEFSHVIWLAAIVGDAACQVKPELTVSVNQEATRWLADNYDGRIIFLSTCSVYGQHDGIADENSLVNPLSLYAQTKLATEKFLQNKNSLIFRLGTVFGVSDTHSRLRMDLVVNYMTGTALTEGKLTVFGGEQWRPLIHVKDIAQIVVDNLDKDINGIYNVATTNIQIKDLAKIISGLTSCEIEWTGKQFEDMRNYRASTEKAEKAGIMNLVSVHDIEIGAKEIASLIKSGRMKFGQSDIYSNERHITNLFKNGEFK; encoded by the coding sequence ATTAAAAAAGTGTTAGTGGTGGGCGGAGCCGGTTATGTGGGCGGGGGAGTCACTAATGCCCTGTCCAGAAAAGAAATTCCTTTTGTTGTTTACGATAATCTTTTATACGAACATCAATATCTCAAGCCAGTTGATTTTATTTATGGCGATGTCCGGGACACGGAAAAACTCAAAAAATTATTGCCTGAGTTCAGCCATGTAATATGGCTGGCAGCGATTGTTGGCGATGCTGCTTGTCAAGTCAAGCCAGAGCTTACGGTTTCAGTGAATCAGGAAGCAACTCGTTGGCTTGCTGATAATTATGATGGCAGGATTATTTTTCTTTCAACTTGCTCAGTTTACGGCCAGCATGATGGAATCGCTGATGAAAACTCTTTGGTAAATCCTCTCTCGCTCTATGCTCAAACCAAATTGGCTACAGAGAAATTTTTACAGAATAAAAACTCTTTGATATTCCGGTTGGGCACGGTGTTCGGTGTTTCTGATACTCATTCCCGCTTAAGGATGGATTTGGTCGTGAATTATATGACTGGAACCGCATTAACAGAAGGCAAGCTTACGGTTTTTGGAGGCGAACAATGGAGGCCATTGATACATGTCAAAGATATTGCCCAGATTGTTGTTGATAATTTAGATAAAGATATAAATGGAATATACAATGTAGCGACAACCAACATCCAGATTAAAGACTTGGCAAAGATTATAAGCGGACTCACTAGTTGCGAGATTGAATGGACAGGCAAACAATTTGAGGATATGAGAAATTATCGGGCGAGTACTGAAAAAGCAGAGAAAGCAGGAATTATGAATTTGGTTTCTGTTCACGATATTGAAATCGGCGCAAAAGAAATTGCCTCATTGATAAAATCAGGCAGAATGAAATTCGGACAGAGCGATATCTACTCCAACGAACGACACATTACTAATCTTTTTAAAAATGGAGAATTTAAGTAA
- a CDS encoding sugar nucleotide-binding protein — MKKVLLLGASGMLGSAVYDVLKEKYNLVLTFRDLREKELLEAKYGGTENHQAEAFDLKFVYQDYLEKKGDPGEYFNSFLEKIGDVDFVINAIGITIPFSLKDPALTFFINSAFPFILSNLFGSRLIHITTDCAYNGQEGAPYDESSPKTPYDIYGFSKALGEPTNCLTLRTSIIGRELHGFTGLLEWFLQQKTQKLKGFTNHFWNGITTREFGKVCDKIMQNRERYPVSGIFHIFSNTVSKYDMLVKFEEKYNLGCDIEADDGPKLDRTLSTIHPVCSQLEIPCFDEMLKELN; from the coding sequence ATGAAAAAAGTTTTATTATTAGGAGCAAGTGGAATGTTGGGGAGTGCGGTTTATGATGTTTTGAAAGAAAAATATAATTTAGTTTTAACATTTAGGGATTTAAGGGAAAAAGAGCTTTTGGAAGCGAAATACGGGGGCACAGAAAATCATCAAGCAGAAGCGTTTGATTTAAAATTTGTTTATCAGGATTATTTGGAGAAAAAAGGGGACCCGGGAGAATACTTCAACTCGTTTTTGGAAAAAATCGGAGATGTTGATTTTGTTATCAATGCAATTGGAATCACTATTCCTTTTTCTCTCAAAGACCCGGCTTTAACTTTTTTTATTAACTCCGCCTTTCCGTTTATCCTGTCTAATCTATTTGGTAGTCGGTTGATTCATATCACAACTGATTGTGCTTATAACGGCCAAGAAGGCGCTCCTTACGATGAGAGCTCTCCTAAAACCCCTTATGATATTTATGGGTTTTCAAAAGCACTTGGCGAGCCGACTAATTGTCTCACATTAAGAACATCTATTATTGGCAGGGAACTACATGGGTTTACTGGGCTTTTGGAATGGTTTTTACAGCAAAAAACACAGAAATTGAAGGGCTTTACTAATCATTTTTGGAACGGCATCACTACAAGAGAATTCGGGAAGGTTTGCGATAAGATTATGCAAAACAGGGAGCGATATCCTGTTTCTGGGATTTTTCATATTTTCTCAAACACTGTTTCCAAATATGATATGCTTGTAAAATTTGAAGAAAAATACAATTTGGGCTGTGATATTGAAGCAGATGACGGACCCAAATTAGATAGAACATTAAGCACTATTCATCCTGTTTGTTCGCAATTAGAAATTCCGTGCTTTGATGAGATGCTAAAAGAATTAAATTGA
- a CDS encoding flippase, with translation MFLPVKKFLFENTGIKQTIIKNTFWLTIAETISRFLRLFLIIYAARILGVIEYGKFTFALAFISFFIIFSDLGISPLVTREISQNKENGKEFSAIVSLKVALGMIAFVLAIVASFFITQDLAIRSIIWILAFFMIFDSFAELFYGFLRARQKMEYEAIVKIAYAIVFAAIGFFVIFKFPSAQNLGLGYSLASFLALAGLLVSFHLIIARIKFVFDKNVWKKFLILSWPLALAGIFSTIYSQIDSVMMGYWGYIAQTGWYNAAYRIVGAALIPGAMVAMSFVPVLNVAYKESKERLSKIYKGFIEAMFFLSVPILIGGIVLAPKIINWLYGESYLPASFALQILMAIVAATFLIYPLGAILLVFNFQKNAFWITVAGGIVNIFLNLILIPKFDLYGAALATLITYIMLLALMFIFVDRCIHIRWLDFNGLINLLGMVLAGIIMYFVLKLSVINNLHVVFAILVGAGVYLSAFLIYKGLSDRILLKSPKYGKQN, from the coding sequence ATGTTTTTGCCAGTTAAAAAATTTCTTTTTGAAAATACCGGAATAAAACAGACAATCATTAAAAACACTTTCTGGCTAACGATAGCAGAAACAATCAGCCGATTTTTACGGCTGTTTTTGATTATTTACGCAGCGCGCATTTTAGGAGTGATTGAATACGGAAAATTTACATTTGCGCTTGCTTTTATTTCATTTTTTATCATTTTTTCAGACCTTGGCATATCACCGCTTGTTACCAGAGAAATATCGCAGAACAAGGAGAATGGAAAAGAATTTTCAGCAATAGTTTCCTTAAAGGTAGCCCTAGGGATGATAGCTTTTGTGCTGGCAATAGTCGCTTCATTTTTTATAACCCAGGACTTGGCAATCCGCAGTATTATTTGGATATTGGCTTTCTTTATGATTTTTGATAGCTTTGCTGAGCTTTTCTACGGATTTTTAAGGGCGCGTCAAAAAATGGAATATGAGGCCATTGTAAAAATAGCGTACGCGATAGTTTTCGCAGCTATCGGGTTCTTTGTTATTTTTAAATTTCCTTCTGCGCAAAATTTGGGTCTTGGTTATTCTCTTGCCAGCTTTTTGGCCTTGGCTGGATTATTGGTGTCTTTTCACTTAATAATCGCGAGGATAAAATTTGTTTTTGATAAAAATGTCTGGAAAAAGTTTTTAATTCTTTCTTGGCCATTGGCCTTAGCCGGGATTTTCAGCACTATTTATAGCCAGATTGATTCTGTGATGATGGGTTATTGGGGATATATAGCCCAGACCGGATGGTATAATGCTGCTTATCGGATTGTTGGAGCAGCATTAATACCTGGCGCAATGGTGGCAATGAGCTTTGTTCCAGTTCTTAATGTTGCCTATAAAGAGTCAAAAGAAAGGTTATCAAAAATATATAAAGGGTTTATAGAGGCGATGTTCTTTTTGTCTGTTCCGATTTTGATTGGTGGGATTGTTTTAGCTCCTAAGATTATAAATTGGCTTTACGGCGAAAGTTATTTGCCTGCAAGTTTTGCTTTGCAAATTTTGATGGCAATAGTGGCCGCCACTTTTTTAATTTATCCACTCGGAGCAATATTGCTGGTTTTTAATTTTCAGAAAAATGCTTTTTGGATTACGGTTGCCGGTGGAATAGTGAATATTTTTCTCAACCTGATTCTCATTCCCAAATTTGATTTATACGGTGCTGCTCTGGCAACTCTTATAACCTATATTATGTTGCTGGCCCTCATGTTTATTTTCGTTGACAGATGTATCCATATTCGCTGGCTTGATTTTAATGGACTAATAAATCTTTTAGGAATGGTTTTGGCAGGCATTATTATGTATTTTGTTTTGAAATTATCGGTTATTAATAATCTGCATGTGGTTTTTGCGATTTTAGTCGGCGCAGGGGTTTACTTATCCGCCTTTCTCATATATAAAGGACTATCAGACAGAATACTCTTAAAATCGCCAAAATATGGAAAACAAAATTAA